From the genome of Desulfobacterales bacterium:
TCAATTCGGGTTTGCCGCTGATCGCAATACCCACTACCGCGGGTACAGGCAGTGAGGTGACCATGGTGACGATTATTACGGACACCGACCGGGATGTAAAAATGCTGATCGGGAGTCCGGAACTCATGCCCACCTCAGCACTGGTTGATCCCCTGATGACCATGAAAATGCCCCGGCACCTTACTGCCGCTACCGGACTGGATGCGCTGACACATGCCATAGAGGCCTATGTTTCTGTTAAATCACAGCCCATGAGCGATATCATGGCGCTTTCTGCCGTCGAGCTGCTGGGAAGGTATTTGCCACAGGCCTGGTCAAATCCCGATAATATTGAAGCTCGGTCAATGACTCTTTTGGGGGCCATGCAGGCAGGTATCGCATTTTCTAATTCTTCCGTTGCGTTGGTGCACGGCATGTCGAGGCCCATTGGTGCATATTTTCATGTGGCTCACGGTGTGTCCAATGCAGCCCTGCTAGGGATTGTGATGGATTTTTCGTTGATGGGCGCGACAAATCGTTATGCGGTTATCGCCGAAAAACTTGGCGTTGCGATGAATGGTCTGTCTGCGTTGGACGCGGCGAGAGCCGGTGCCGATCGGGTAAAAGAGATGATTCAGATGCTTAAAGTCCCGAGCTTGTCTGCTTTGGGGGTAACAAAGGCCATGCTGGATAAATTGGTTTCCACTATGGCAGACGATGCAATTGCCAGCGGTAGCCCGGGCAACAATCCGCGCAAGGCGACAAAAGAGGAAATTATCCAATTGTATTATGATGCGTTATAGCGTCCATCGGTATTAAAAAAACGGCAGATAAAAGGGTCAAGGGATGACATTAAGGCGCCGTGAATATTGTGCAGTATTTAATTTTTAAGGATTTTGATTTTAACCCTGATGATCCATTGCTTTTATATTAGATAGTTCAGTCTGGTACGGTTTAATCTGTTTAGTTCGGAAATTAGCGTAGCTATTTAATTTGTTGCGGCGTAGAAATTTGTTTTTGGAACAAGAAATAAAAAAAATCGGTTAACATATTCTATTAAAGCCCAAAGGAGGTAAAATATGTCACAACCTGTTTTAAAGAATTTTGTCAATGGCGAATGGATTCTTTCCAAATCAAAAAATATTGGTGATGTCTGGTGCCCGGCTACTGGGGAAAAAATTGCAACCGTTCCCTACAGTACCGGGGACGAAGTAGACCAGGCCGTCAAAGCCGCTAAAGAAGCCTTCTGGGAATGGCGTTGTACCCCGCCTCTGACTCGGGCCCGATATCTGTTCAGGCTGAAAGAAGCATTTGAAGACAGCTTTGAGGATATTGCCCGGATCATGACACGGGAGCAAGGCAAAGCAATCGACGAATCTCGCGGAGAAGTCCGCCGGATGATCGAAAATGTTGAACATGCTACCGGCGTTACGACAATGATGACCGGCTATTGTCTGGAAGATATCGCAAAGAATATCGACTGCACAGCCGAACCCCAACCCGTGGGGGTGTTTGGTTGTATCGCGCCCTATAATTTTCCGGCCATGGTGCCGTGGTGGTTTCTTCCCTATGCTGTTGTTTCGGGAAATACCTATGTATTGAAACCCTCCGAACAGGTTCCGATGACTCAGACGAAGATTTTTGAAATTTTGGGGGAGATCGGATTTCCGGAAGGAGTTGTCAATATGGTCCATGGCTCGCGTGATGTCGTCAACGCCATGCTTGACAACCCCGATATTGAAGGTATCTCTTTTGTCGGCTCGACCCCAACGGCAAAGTATATTTATCAACGTTGCGGTGAGACCGGAAAACGTGTTCAGGCGTTGGGCGGAGCCAAAAACATCGTTGCCGTTATGCCCGACGCTGACTTGGACAAAGCCTTACCTTCATTGATCACGTCGTTTTTCGGCTGTTCAGGTCAACGATGTCTTTCCGGATCCATTTTGATGCCGGTAGGGGGCATCGCCGACACCGTTGTAGAGAAATTTAAATCAGCCGCTGAAAAGCTGATTATCGGCGACGGCTTGAACGAAAACACCGGCATGGGACCGGTTGTCAGCCAAAAGCACAAAGAGCGTGTTCTCGGCTATATCGAAAAAGGCATTAAAGAAGGTGCCGATCTGATCCTGGATGGACGAAACTGCACAGTAAGCGATTACCCCGGTGGATTTTTCGTCGGTCCCACCATTTTTGATAATGTTACACCCGATATGACCATCGCCCGTGAGGAAATCTTCGGTCCGGTCATCAGTATCGTTCGTGCCAAAAATCTCGATGAAGTTATTGACGTTGTCAATACCCGTGGTTATGCTAACGCAGCTTGCGTTTACACCTCCAGTGGCCCCGTAGCCCGGGAATTTAAGTATAAAGTAAAACCGGCGATGGTGGGTATCAATATCGGCATCGCGGCTCCTATGAGCTTTTTCCCATTTGGCGGTGCCGGTGAATCCATGTTTGGCGATATTAAAGGCCATGGCCGAGAGATTTTTCAGTTTTTCACGAATAAAAAAGTCGTTATTCGACGCTGGTTATAAGAGCGTTTTAACAAAGGGGCGTTGCCGGAAACGACCGACGCCCCTTTTCAGGGAGTGACTATGCCGCTTATAAATTTTGGAGGAGTTTTATCATTCGCGATGGAGCTGGAAGACCAAAGCAAAGCATTTTACGCACAGGTCCTTCAGAATCCGGCCTGCGCCGATATTAAAGATATGATGGAGCAGTTTAACGCAGATGCTGGTAAAAATACAAAATTATTGCAGTTGACGCGTCGGGAAAACGTTTCCGAAATGATTCTGGAAGCCATTGATAATTTTGGCCGGGCTCCTTTTCAGGTAAAATGCGATGGCGGAAACAGCAGAAATAGATCGGAGACGCTGGCGATTGCCAAAAAATTGGAAAAAACATGCGAAAGCTATTACCGACAAGCCGCAATTAAAATGGGAGGACTGCCGGAAGTAGCCAGGGCGCTTAAATTTGCCGGGAAAAGAAGAACGGATCATTGTCTGGCACTGAACGAGGTGTGAAAGGCGAATAAAAAAGACCGCATCATTTTATTTAAAATCGTAAAGCAGGAGTGAAGTCTTCTCCACAGCTGACTTTCCGAGAATTGCAGAAAAATTTATTGGTTTTTTTACATAACCCAATTGGCAACAGTCTAACACACACTATTCGTATAGTATTTTTGCCTAAAGCTGTCTCCGAGCCTGCCAGCCTAATAAGGGTGGTCCTCAAGGAAGGCAGGCCGGCAGGGTTTTGTTGGAAACGGCGGAACCTCCCTTTCGGAAAGGAGATTTTTTTGACTTTACGCAGCATTTATTTGAGGGAAGGAGAAGGGCCATGTCAAATGTGATAGGTGGATATTGGCAGAAAATCGCTGTAATTGATTTGACCACGGGAAAAGTGGATTACATGAGTCCGAGTGAAGATGATCTTCAAAACTTCATCGGTGGCAGTGGCTTGGGCGCTAAACTGCTTTATGAAAATCTTGAAGCCGGCATCGATCCACTGGGGCCGGAAAATATTCTGATCTGCATGACCGGCCCCTTTGTCGGTACTAAATTGCCTGAGTCTGGTCGTTGGGAACTCATTACCAAGAGTCCTTTGACCGGGATTTACCTGGAATCCGACTG
Proteins encoded in this window:
- a CDS encoding CoA-acylating methylmalonate-semialdehyde dehydrogenase; translated protein: MSQPVLKNFVNGEWILSKSKNIGDVWCPATGEKIATVPYSTGDEVDQAVKAAKEAFWEWRCTPPLTRARYLFRLKEAFEDSFEDIARIMTREQGKAIDESRGEVRRMIENVEHATGVTTMMTGYCLEDIAKNIDCTAEPQPVGVFGCIAPYNFPAMVPWWFLPYAVVSGNTYVLKPSEQVPMTQTKIFEILGEIGFPEGVVNMVHGSRDVVNAMLDNPDIEGISFVGSTPTAKYIYQRCGETGKRVQALGGAKNIVAVMPDADLDKALPSLITSFFGCSGQRCLSGSILMPVGGIADTVVEKFKSAAEKLIIGDGLNENTGMGPVVSQKHKERVLGYIEKGIKEGADLILDGRNCTVSDYPGGFFVGPTIFDNVTPDMTIAREEIFGPVISIVRAKNLDEVIDVVNTRGYANAACVYTSSGPVAREFKYKVKPAMVGINIGIAAPMSFFPFGGAGESMFGDIKGHGREIFQFFTNKKVVIRRWL
- a CDS encoding iron-containing alcohol dehydrogenase, whose amino-acid sequence is MTIARFFREPSTIKFGLKAAMDAGPEAKRSGATRALLVTDEVLINNGTTGPVLESLKTAGLDPVVFSGVNSEPTLSHVQAGLEMLKAGKCDVLVACGGGSSIDTAKAISIMATNPGAIQEYMGIDKVVNSGLPLIAIPTTAGTGSEVTMVTIITDTDRDVKMLIGSPELMPTSALVDPLMTMKMPRHLTAATGLDALTHAIEAYVSVKSQPMSDIMALSAVELLGRYLPQAWSNPDNIEARSMTLLGAMQAGIAFSNSSVALVHGMSRPIGAYFHVAHGVSNAALLGIVMDFSLMGATNRYAVIAEKLGVAMNGLSALDAARAGADRVKEMIQMLKVPSLSALGVTKAMLDKLVSTMADDAIASGSPGNNPRKATKEEIIQLYYDAL